A region of Candidatus Wallbacteria bacterium DNA encodes the following proteins:
- a CDS encoding DUF4339 domain-containing protein, protein MKFLEKLLISLGVPIFIMNLLSGLIAGIWLMTLGNWKLIIVGFVLLCTSHFILSFLMLPCMLFLPIGSKLLMKNNPIGYFFGFLYQVYINFLIVGTCALAFNFCISFYHGSSLFGIIPYLLWSWGMALGPWQFFLYKEQDNDFSLITVSCASILYMLFLVSIFLGQKFVSPVILLSIFVQMFILPVVNVFIAIKMQQGIPNNSDNSVESSIYLVSDDKSELKQIKYWFYVDSGQRKGPIVEDELIKLFVSGTLSGSTLVWTDGLLEWQEARTVEILIPAEYSPPPLP, encoded by the coding sequence ATGAAATTTCTCGAAAAACTTCTTATTTCCTTAGGTGTCCCAATTTTTATAATGAACCTCTTAAGTGGCCTCATTGCAGGGATTTGGTTAATGACTTTGGGAAATTGGAAGTTAATCATTGTTGGCTTTGTTCTTCTTTGTACTTCACACTTTATTTTATCGTTTTTAATGCTACCCTGTATGCTATTTCTACCGATTGGATCTAAACTACTTATGAAGAATAATCCAATTGGTTATTTCTTTGGGTTTCTATATCAAGTTTATATTAATTTTCTCATAGTCGGAACTTGTGCATTGGCATTTAATTTTTGCATTAGTTTTTATCATGGTTCAAGTTTGTTTGGGATAATCCCTTATTTACTCTGGTCTTGGGGAATGGCTCTAGGTCCCTGGCAATTTTTTTTGTACAAAGAGCAAGATAACGATTTTTCATTAATCACTGTGTCATGCGCTTCAATATTGTATATGTTGTTCCTTGTAAGTATTTTCCTTGGACAAAAATTCGTTTCACCAGTTATTTTATTATCAATTTTCGTGCAGATGTTCATTTTGCCAGTAGTAAATGTGTTTATTGCAATTAAGATGCAACAGGGGATACCTAACAATTCAGATAATTCCGTGGAAAGCAGCATCTATCTAGTCTCCGATGATAAATCTGAATTAAAACAAATAAAGTATTGGTTTTATGTTGACTCAGGGCAACGAAAGGGTCCAATTGTTGAAGATGAGTTGATAAAGCTATTTGTATCTGGCACATTATCGGGAAGTACTCTTGTGTGGACTGATGGTCTCTTGGAATGGCAGGAGGCACGCACTGTAGAAATTCTGATACCGGCAGAATACTCTCCACCACCTTTACCATAG